Genomic DNA from Paenibacillus sp. KS-LC4:
GGCTGCGGAAGCTGGCCTTTCGGCTGCTGACAGCAGCCAAATGGGCGCTGCATCCGCACAAGCAGAACAAGGAACGCAAGCGAGCCAGCCAAGCACCGCTGAAATACCTCCCTATGGCCCGTTGATCATAGATGGCGTTCCCGTATTTGGCGTCATGCTCTCATCTGACGGCAGTCTCGCCCTGTTCCAGTTCCAATTCACCGAGCAGCAGGCTTCATTGCCTAAATCCGTACCTGATGCTGTAATCAGCGCCGCCGCTGCCGCCCAGCAGAACAACTCCGGCATTACAGCTATACCTAGCGATTCGCTTAAGAGCACGCCGGCCATCGGTTCGACAGAAGCAATCGGGCTTCTCATTGCAGCCGTTGTACTCATTATTACACTTGGCTCTGTTGTTGCTGCGGGTCTGCCGCTGCTTACCGCTATTTTTGGCGTAGCGATCAGTATTGGAGGCGCATTTGCCCTTTCGAAATTTATTCCGATCAATGACATTACGCCTATTTTGGCGATCATGATCGGTCTTGCTGTCGGCATCGACTATTCCCTGTTTATTGTAAATCGTCAGCGCCGCATGATTTTAGATCAGGGACTAAGTGCTCGCGAAGCTGCAAGCAGAGCGGTTGGTACCGCTGGCAGCGCCGTATTTTTTGCAGGCTTAACCGTTATTATTGCTTTGTTCGGCATGCTTGTCATTGGCATTGAGTTCTTGTCTACGATGGCAATCGTCGCTGGAGTGACGGTTTTCATCACTGTGCTGCTAGCACTGACTCTGCTCCCTGCCCTGCTTGGCCTCGTAGGCGAACGTATTTGCTCAACTAAAGTCCGCATGAAAAACAGCAGCACAGGCGATAAAGCTCAGCACGGGTTCTCCATTCGCTGGGTTAAAGGAACGGTGAAATTCCGCTGGCTAATAATTATCGGAGTGATCATCGTTCTAGGCACGGCAGCGATTCCAGTTGCGAAAATGGAGCTTGGCATTCCCTCTGGCGCCTCGGCAAACCTGGATACGTCTGCTAGACAAAGCTATGACGCGATTTCCAAAGGCTTCGGAGAAGGCTTCAACGGTCCTCTGCTACTGGTGGGAGAGACGAAAAATGCCTCCGAGCCATTCACTCCTGAAAAACTCGGCATGCTCGTTCAGGAGCTGCAAATGCATGACAATGTTTCACTCGTCACACTAATGGGTGTGAACAAAACGGGCGATATGGCGATTATTAGCCTGATTCCAAAAACAGGACCAACGGACTTAGCAACGAAGGAGCTAGTCAACGATCTGCGCGCCCCACAATCAAGCATTGCGCAAAATACGGATGTGAAGCTGGGCGTTACCGGGTTCACCGCTATTAATATTGATATGTCGTCTAAGCTGTCGGAGGCGTTCCCTCTGTATGTCGGCATTATCGTCATCCTGTCCATTATTATTCTGCTCTTGGTGTTTCGCTCAATCATCGTTCCCATTAAAGCGACGGTCGGTTTTATACTCAGCATACTTGCAACGTTCGGCCTTACCACAGCGGTTTACCAGTGGGGATGGCTGCATTCACTTTTCGGCTTTGACACAGGAGGCCCGCTGCTAAGCTTTATGCCTATCCTTGTCACCGGCATTCTTTACGGATTAGCGATGGATTACCAGGTTTTCCTAGTAAGCTCTATGCGTGAATCTTACGTGCATGGTCATAGAGGAACCGACAGTGTCGTACACGGCTATGATCTAGCAAGCCGCATTGTTCTTGCCGCCGCTGTCATCATGGTATCCGTCTTTGCCGGATTCATATTCGCACCTGATGCCATGATTAAACAGATCGGCTTCGCTTTGGCGATAGGCATACTTATTGATGCCTTTATCGTCCGTATGACGCTGGTTCCAGCCGTCATGGCCATTTTCGGAGATAAAGCATGGTGGCTCCCAAAATGGTTAGACCGTTTGCTGCCGAACCTTGATGTCGAGGGCGATAAGCTGATTACCGCACTGAATGCTCAGGCCAGCAGTAATAGCAAGACGTAGATGAACAAGTCCGCTTCACGAGCGACCTTTACTGTATTTATTTTGAAGCCAGTGAAGGTTGCAACCAAACAACGGATATGGTAGAATTCACTAAACTATGCGATAGGAGCTGAAGAGGATAATGTAGACTTTCTTGCGGAACGTTTGAAGAATAAAACGCTATGTTTTGTTCTTTGCGTGCAAGAAAGTTACTTATTCTTTTCACTCAAATAGATTGGCTTATTTGGCCCGCAGCGGGCTAAATTTGCTGTATTTTTTGAGCTACAAGAAGGGTAACTTTCTTGTAGCTCTTTTTATTTTTTACAAAAGGGGGAATTTGTCATGGCCTTGATTAAAGTGACGAACCTTACATTTGCCTATGAAGGCAGCTACGATAACATCTTCAATCAGGTTACCTTTCAAATGGATACCAACTGGAGGCTGGGCTTTACGGGGAGGAATGGCCGGGGGAAAACGACGTTTCTGCAACTGCTGCTCGGCAACTATGAATACAATGGCACCATTTCTGCCGATGTCGGCTTTGAATATTTTCCATTCGCTATCGAAAATAAACAATACAATACGCTCGATATCATCGACCATATATGTCCGGACTATCAGCATTGGGAGCTCCTTCGCGAGCTTTCCCTGCTAAAGGTGTCGGAGGACGTTTTATACAGGCCGTTCGATACTTTGTCGAATGGGGAGCAGACGAAGGTGCAGCTTGCTGCCTTGTTTCTTAAAGAGAACCGCTTTCTGCTCATAGACGAGCCGACGAACCATTTGGACATTCATGCCAGAAAGCTGGTCAGCCACTATCTGAATGCCAAAAAAGGCTTTATTCTGGTGTCTCATGACCGTGCATTTCTGGATAACTGCGTCGATCATACTCTGTCGATTAACAAAACTGGCATTGAAATTCAGAGAGGAAATTTCTCCGATTGGTGGGAAAATAAACAACGGCAGGACCAGTTCGAGATGGCCGAGAACGAAAAGCTGCGCAAGGACGTCAAGCGGCTGAATGAAGCAGCACAACGAACAAGCAGTTGGTCACATGAGGTAGAGAAAACGAAAAACGGCACCCGAAACTCCGGCTCCAAGGTAGATAAAGGGTACATCGGTCACAAGGCCGCGAAAATGATGAAGCGCTCCAAGACGCTTGAGCATAGACAGCAGTCGGCGATTGACGAAAAAGCCCAGCTTCTGAAAAATGTCGAAAGCTCAGAAAGCCTCAAAATTTCGCAATTGGCCTACCATAAGAATCAGCTGGCTGAGCTTGACCACGTCTCCATTCAGTACGGCGAAAAGACGGCTTGCCGCGACGTCAGCTTCACGATCGAGCAAGGAGATCGCATTGCGCTTGCTGGCCCGAATGGCTCTGGAAAATCAAGTCTGCTCAAGCTGATTTATGGCGAGGAAATCCCCTTCTCTGGAACGCTGCGCAAAGGAAGCCAGTTGAAAATTTCCTATGTATCGCAGGACACAGCGCATTTGCAAGGCCATTTGTCAGCTTATGCCGCAAGCCATGGCATCGACGAAAGCTTGTTCAAAGCGATTTTAAGGAAGCTGGATTTTTCGCGTATTCAATTCGAAAAGGACATAGCCTCCTTCAGCGGCGGCCAGAAGAAGAAGGTGCTGATCGCTAAAAGTCTTTGCGAGCCCGCCCATCTGCATATTTGGGATGAGCCGCTCAATTTTATAGATGTCATCTCCCGGATGCAAATGGAGGAGCTGCTGCTGGAGCATGCGCCAACGATCCTTTTTGTAGAGCATGACAGCGAGTTTTGCAAGCATGTCGCGACCAAGGTCGTGGAATTGGAAGGCTAGCTGATAACGCGCGCAAGCTGTTCAGATAAATCAGGCTCCAATAAATAAAAAAAGAACTTCCCCTCAAGCCATTTTGCAGCCTGAGGGGAAATTCCTTTTGAATAGGGATGAATAACCCAACATTCACATGTAGCAGCGAATTTACTCCTTTATTTCATCCACTATCGTATCCATTTTTATTAGCTTGCGCGGCACTTGTTCTTTTTCACCATACCATAGCAGCACATCAGCTAATAAATCTAAAATGCGAATGAAGTTATCCTTGTCTGCCTTTGACACCTTGTCAGCATACTGAAAAATCTCATCGAAGCAAATTTGGCGGACAAATGCCGTGTATTTTGTATACACCTCGCGCCCTTCGGCAGAAGGCTTTACATATATATCTTTGCGGTTGCCGCTTAAACGATATTTCTCCAATAAGCCTTTTTCCTCTAAATTTTTAACGTTTTTGGAAAAGGTGCTGCGGCTAACGCCAAGACGTGCTGCCATCTCCGACATTTTCTCGTCCTTGTCCTCAGCCTCCAAAATATATTCCAGCGTCTGAATTTGCGAGGCAGAGAACATCACATCTGTTCCATAGCTGCGCTGTAGCTTATAGGTGTTTGAGTAAGCATTCCCGTACTTAATGATCTTCTCAATAAGGGCTCGATGGTTGCCCATCCATTCTAATTTCATCGGTAGCCCCTTTCATCTTACAGGTACAAAAATCAGATTCGTTGCTCCAGCCAAGCGATGGCTTCTTCAATGACCTCGTCGCGACTTGGTTCGTTGAATATTTCATGCATGAGATGCGCATAAATTTTCAACGTTTTATCTGTAGAAGCAATATCCCCGTAAAAATCACGGGAATCCTGTTCGCTTACGAGCCCGTCATTCGCTCCGTGTAGCACTAAAACGGGATCAACAAATTTCTCTGCATGCTGCTTCAGCCACTCTACTCCATCCCCTAGGCAATTGAATAGATCTACAGAAATTTGCTTTTCTACTAGCGGATCATTGGCGTAAGCGGATACAACCTCTGGATCACTGCACACTCCGCTGCCAAGCTCATTTGGAAAATACGTGCCCAATGGAAGCGCTAGCGGCAGTTCTCCGGCAACCTTCGTATGATAACGCGTAAGCGCTCCAGATAAAACGATGCCTTTTACTTTGCCTGGATATTTGGTTCCAAAGGAAGAGGAAGCAAAGCCTCCCATACTATGTCCGATTACAAAAAGAGGGATATCGCCGGACTCTTGCAAAGCCGCCTCAACAATGACATTTATATCGTCAATCATGTGATGAAAATCGTTGTAGAGGGTACGCGGACCTTCTGAGCGGGCATGGCCGCGATGATCAAAACGATAGACATTGAATCCACGCTTATTTAATTTTTCCGTCACATAATCGTAGCGTCCAGCATGCTCGCATAAACCATGAACGATGACAACTGCGGCCTTTGCATCACTGACCTTATTTTTACTGAAATAAAGCTTTGTACCGTCAAAGGAGGTGATCGTCGTTTCAATAATGCTCATAATCATTCCCATTCCTTTCGCTGCGCCCAAGCACATAACAGATAAAACCTACCAGTACTGAGCGTTTTTTAGTGTGCGTAATGTTTAAAAGCCATAAAATTAATATTCTATTAAAATAATATTGTTTCTTACAGAAACAATATTATCACCATCACCGCTTTTTGTCCACGCAAAATTTAAGCGCTTTCAAAAAAACGACCTACTTTGCCATTGACCAGCTCCAGGCAATTGAGCTGTCCTCCAAAGGAGCAACCACCGTCAATACCTATTTTGTCGCCGCCAAGCCAAATCGCATAGGAGCCGTGAATATCCTTTGTAACCGTATGACCAAAGACAACTACCTTTTCCATACGAGTTTTGTTCCTATAAAACTGCTCCTTGATATACAGCAAGTCATGAGTACTCTGCTCACATAATTGGGCTACTGAAGGGTTTAGACCTGCATGGACGTAGATGTAATCGTTATCCTCGTAATAGAAAGGAAGCTTTTTCAAAAAGGCTAAATGAGAAGCAAACTCCCCCAGCATCACATCTCGCGCTTCCTTCAAATGCTCTAAACGATTGCTTCTAGTTGTCCTACAGTAGCTATGTAACGTTTCGCTGCCGCCATGCTCAAAAAAACGGGTTATATCTTGCTCACTCGCCCGATTCTCCATCACCCTAACAAAACGATGGTCATGATTGCCTTGCAATGCAATTGCCCCCTGCTCTTGGACTAAATGCATAACTAATTCAACGACCTCTTTGCTTTTCGGGCCTCTACTTACATAATCCCCTAGAAGAATCAGTCTATCCTGCAAGGAACGATATTCGATTTTTTCCAAGAGCTCTATAAATTCGCGGTAACAGCCGTGGATATCGCTAATGACCAATGTTCGTTCCACATTCATAAGATTTAGTTGTCTCCCTTGTATGCATTTTTCTCTTTTCAAGCCATTTTCAACAAGTCTTGTATATAATACCACGTAAAACCTTTCTTCAAAACATCATGAACTATTGTGCTTACTTTAAAAATATAAGAATAGAAAAAGCACCTAGCGGGATCGCCAGCATGGAGCTGATCCCGCTAGATGCTTGCCTTTCATTTGTTCGTATTATTTAGCCAACAAGTCCTGTCCGCTCAATACTTTCGACAAAGTAGCGCTGCACAAACAAATAAAGAATAATGAGCGGCAAAATCGCGAGCAGTATTCCCGTATCCTGCACCATGCTCAAGTAAAACGGGTCTGCTTTGGAGGAGGCACCGTCTTGGAGGAAGATGGCTAAATTATAGGGCAAAGAGGACAATTGGGTAGACATCACCTTGCTCGATGTCAAGTAGGTTGTCGTAAAGAAGCTGTCGTTCCACTGCCATACGAAGGAGAAGAGCAACACGGTTACGATTGCCGGCATCGCATTTGGCAGCATAATTCGTAAAAACGTCTGCCCGACACCCGCACCATCCATATAAGCGGCCTCCTCAACCTCCTTGGGCACGCCTCTAAAAAATTGGCGAAAAATAAAAATATACAGCCCTGCTCGCAAGGAATTGGCTGTTATGGAGGTTAAAATAAACGGCCAATACGTGTTAAGCAAATTAACAGATTTCCCAGTCAATAAAGGAATCAAGCCCATTAAGGTAAAGTCCTTCAGGTTCAAATACACGGGAATAAGGATAGTCGTAGGCGGTACCATGATCGTTAAAATGACGCCGCCAAAAAGCAGCTTGCTCCCTTTAAACTTAAGTCTTGCAAATGCATAGCCCGCGAGCGCACAGGAGGCAGCCGTCAGCAGCGTCGTTGTCGATGACAGCGCAAGCGTGTTCAGCAGCGTCTGCCAATAATCCATAATGGCTATAGCCTGCTTCATATTATCCAGCGTATAATTTTGTGGAATCCATATGACAATCGGTGAGTAAAGATCTGTCTTTGACTTTATCGCTGTTGAAATCTTTTGCAAAATGGGATAGAGGATAACGAAGGATAAGCCTGCGATTAAAGTTAAACGAACGATGGACCACAGCCATCGCTTCCAGCTTTCTAACGATAATAATCGGGCCATTATCAAGGCATTCACGCTCCTTTTAGTCTTGGTAGAATACCCTTTTAGATACAAAATACGAGCTGATCAGCAAAATAATCATAATTGCCAGAAAGTAGAGCCAGGCCATCGCTGAGCTGAGGCCAAAGTTAAAGGTGGTAAAGCCCGTCTCCCGAATCAATTCCGTCATATTGTTCCTTGAGAACGAGTCGATAATCGTGTAGATCATATTGACTAGAATGAGCGGGCTGACCATCGGGAACGTAATTTTCCAAAAGGCTTCATAGCCGGTAGCCCCCTCCATCTTGGACGCCTCATAGAGCTGAGGAGATATCGTCTGGATGCCCGCCAAGAAGATCAAGAGCTGCACGCCCGACTGACTGACAATTTGATAAATACGGTCAACTGCCCCCGTAAGATATAGGACAATATCTTCATGAACTCCTGCATCCAGCATTAATCCGGCAAGCTCATAGGCGCCAAACGCATTGATGATGCTGGAGCCCGCATTTTGGTCATTGACGGCTTGAATCAAGCTTGTGCTCTCCAGCGTCATAATAACTCCCGAGGCCAAAATAACAGGCAGAAAAAAGATCGACCTTGCAATAGCTCTGCCGAAAAACTTCTGATTCAGCAATACAGCTAAAAACAAACTGAATATAACGATCAACGGTACGTTTACGACCATGTCCACAATCGCTTCTGTCAATATGCGATTAAAGCTCGTATTAATCGTCAACGCCTCTACAAAGTTTGAAAATCCGATAAATTGGATGCTCAAGCCCTCCGAGTTAGCTGTTATAGAGCTAAAGCTGTAGCGTAAGGAGGAGAGCAGCGGAATGAAGAAGAAAAAGACAAATCCGAGCACCCAGGGCAGTACAAAAATAAAGCCTAGAAAAGCCTTCTGCTGTGCATATGTCCGCTGCTTCAATCCGAGCTTCATTATAAGCTTCAAGAGCGCTCACCACCCGTAATATAGCTCTCGGCTTCTACCGTCCTGCCCTCAACCGTCACTTGAGTACGGTTATAATTTACAATGACGTATATTCCATTCTCATAAACCGTCTTAAAAACACCTTCATCCAGCTTGTCATGCGCGGTAATCCGCTCGTTTCGAACGCTCCTCAGCACGGCGTTCACTTCGTGATAGATGTCCGAGGCTTTATCTAGCCATAGCTTGTAATTGACAGCATAGAGATAATCGTATTCACTATCCTTTACCTTATAGTTCGGCTCGTAAATCCATTCGAAGTAAACACCCGCTCCATATTCCAAATTTTTCAGCACATATTGCTTTTCATTCGTATAAGCGGAAAGATTATACGGCGCCCCGGCGTATTCTATAAATCCACGAATGACCATCTGATAGAAGGGGATTTCTTCATCCTCAAGCTTAAATCCGCTGCCAGACAGCGGTGCATTCGTAATGTCGGACAAATACGCCAGCGCATAGGCATTTCCGCCGTTAGCCATCATGAGCAAATTTCCATCTCGAATTTTGCCCAGCGCCTCGCCCGATATAGTTTCGGACACCGTTCGATCAATTTGTCTATTTTTACGAAAATCGCTATTCAATTGATCGGCCAAATCCTGCAGCGCGAGGCCTCCAAGCTGAAAATTACGAATGCCTTTGAGCATGGAATCCGTATAGCCCGGTACGAGCCGTGGGGATATGACATAGGATGGCGATTTGGTTCCATCCCGTCGATTGAGTGCCCGATCAAGCGGATATAGCGTGGCAGGAACCTCTCTTAGCGTTCTTGAAGCTTCATCGGACTCATTGAATCCTTCTCCTGTAAGCGCAGTCAAAACGGCAACCTCCGGGTACAGAGAAATCCCCTTGCTTTGAGCAAACGCCACAAATTGCTGCAATCCCTTGCTCCCCCCGATTTCCTCATCGACCTTCATATGATCCATGACCTTATGATCAAGACCGTTATTGAACCAGCCAGCATACTTGAGCTTAATATCGTTTATCTCACGCTGCTGCAATTGCTCGACAATGATCTGCGCTTGCTCGAATGTCGTAAGCGGTTCAAGGGCCCGGTAGGGAATGCCCACGAAGTGCTTCTGCTTCGATATGCTTCCTACTAGCTGCAAATAGAAGGGCGTATTTACTTTCGAATCGTCAGCCTCGCGCTTAAGTAACCCATTATTTTTCTCCAAATATTGCTGATAATAATGGGCCATTCCTTGGTAAGAGGCTTGCTTGCCACTTAGAAAAGCATAACGGATCGTATAATCGCTTTTCATCGGATTTTCTTGAAATTTTGGGAGAGAACGCTGCTGCCCATTCCCATCCAGATAAACGGTTCCCTTATTGATCACATAAAAATTCGGATAAACATAGTTGTAGCTGTTCAACCTGCCTCCAATGTCCGCGTGGATAGTAGCAGCAGCAGCCCCCTGCTCAATGATCCCAAGAAAAGCTCCGCTTTCCCGAATGATCCCAAACACGGGGAGTCTCACCTTTTGTTCTCTAGCTGCATTTTCTGTCCTGTCTATCGTTTGATCCGACCCGTAGACAGGCTGCTGATAGGCCGGATATTTGGTTTTTCCATTGTTAAAGTGGATAAGGGCACCGGAACCGTCCGGAACGAACAGGGAACCGCCCTCATCCTTACCCCCTGCACCAAAAAAGCTGAGGAGCGAAATCGTGTTCACGGGATATTCCTCGGGATAGCGGATGCTGGAAACGGGAATTTTGGCAACTAAGCTGTCCTCATCCAGCGTATATTCAATCGTTGCTTGAAAAATGCGCGCGGCGGGCTTCTCCTGCGTAAATTGAAGCTCGGTCATGTCCTCCTGCAGCTCCGCTTCTGTATAACCCGATTTCTCCAATGCGGCGAGCGCCCGCTCCAATTGAAGCCCGTTTAATGCGCTGTCATTTCTTCTATAGACCGCTTTTTCCGCATCCTCCTTATAGGCAATGAGAAATGCTCTTTTTCCTGATTTGTCCAGCCTGCTCGATAATTGCTCGAAGCGGGCCTTGCTTAGCATTTGAGGTAAATCCTCTGCTGTTTTTGCGCTCGTGCCAAATTGATAAGAAACGCTGATCCCACTCGGAATCTCTGTGACATTGATCTGTTTATGGGCAACACTGTCTGTGTAGGAATTAATAGAGTTGATCTGGCCGAAGCTGTTATAAAAATCAATTTTTATTTGAGAGGACAATAAATCCTTGTTTACTCCCGTAGCAAGTGAATCCGAGTCTCGATCAAGCGGGTTGCTGTTCCATATTTCACCCGTATGTTTAATAAGAACCGCTATCGCCCCAGTCTGATCCTCTACGAATAACCGCAGTTGCTCGTTTTCAGCTACTCCCTTCATACCGGCGACACGAGAATCCGTGAAAGCAGCGCTTAAGGTCTTGCCTTGGGTAAAAACCGGCAAAGCCTGATTACCATCCTCCCTATGCTCGCCAGATGGCGTAGCGGAGCAGCCTGCAAGGATCATCCCGCTCAGGAAGCATGTGATCAACAGGGCTTTTTTGGCTATATTCATCTCTATGCCTCCTCCCTTAACTTCTCAAAACCATTTCTTGATAGATAACGGATATAAAAGCCAGCATCTGTTGGATTAAGCTAAAGAACAATAAGCTTAAGAAGGCCATAAACCCCATAGCTGCAATCGTCAAAATGATAGTTCCAATTGTTTTGGACGGGGTATATTGATGAACTGTCATATTGCCGACAAAGAGCAGAAACACGCACCAAATCATGGCGATGCTGCTGGAAAAATGATAAAACGCCGTCTCCTGCAGCGAAATGAAATTGCTCAACAAAATCCAAGGTAGATGGATTATAACGAACGGTATTAATGCAAAGCATGTTGAAGTAAAGATGTCGACAAACTTCCCTTCCCCATCCATTAAGGTCGTCAGCGACCAATTGGCCACACACCAAAACAATACAGGAACAACGACATACAAAATCTCCATAAAGCTGTTCAAACCATTTGGATTAACGAGGTTGACTACAAACCCGCTGTACTGGCTCTGCATAATATTGGTCACAGCAAGCAAAAACAAAATCACAAAAGAAATGACGATATTCGCCTTTTGATTGCGGTCATATTTTAGCTCCCAATAGCCATTAAAGGGATGCATAATGAGATAGAAAGGGTATTTGTACAGCTCACTGTTCAATGGAGGCAATCTGGCGTCCCCCTTTCTTTTTTCGATACTTTTTAATCAACAAGGCAACGATCACAAGTCCAAGCATCCCCGTCATAATCGCAGTAAAATGCTCCCGCAGCACTTGCTTGCGATAAAGCAGGAACGCCTTCGAATAGCCTTTCTGATCCATACTTTGTTTAAAATATTGCATAGCCTCGCCATAATCTCCCTGCCGAATCAGCGCTTTGCCAATTCCCGCGTAGGCGAATTCCAAATTTGCATTCATATTGATCGTCTGTTGAAACAACTTATGGGCCTGCTCTTCATCGCCTTTATAATAAGCCCTAACCGCCTCATTTAAGGTGCGACCGTATTCCGTTGATTGAAATACCGTGATTTCACCAAGCGCCTTATCTAATATAAGGTAATCATCACCAACACGCTCAAGTGCCACTGGCGTATGGAATTCACCCAATTGATTGCCTAGCCCGCCGAAAACATACATAAGATGTCCGTCGCCATTGTAGGTGAAAATTCGGCCTCTATTGGCATCCAAAATGGCGTATATCTCGCTGCCTGCGACATCAATATCGACCAATCGGGTTGGACCATCAGCCGTCATAAAACGAATATCTCCTTGTGGAGGAAAATAACCTTCCTCCCTTAAAATATCGCCGCCCCGTGCATTTAATTTTCTGACGTTATTTTGCATTTGACTATTTGTCGCATAGAGGAAGCCTTCATCATTAATATCCAAATTGGAAAACTCCGTCGGCGTGAACATGACCATCTGGCTCCGCTGCGCTTGGGTGGACAGCATTTTCCAAAAATACTCAACTGGGCTGAAAGACACACGGTTTGCGCCAATAAATGATGTGAATTCGCCATTTGCATTAAATTCCATAAATCCGTCGAAAACACCAATTGCCATCACATAGACTCGCTGCGCCTTATCCACGACAACTCTTACCGGCTCAAATTTAAAGGAATCTTGCAGCAGCTCCGACTCGGGCGACTCGATAACCTTCACCAGCCTGTCGTTTTGATCAAGATGAACGACTCTTTGATTTCCTGTATCAGCTACGAACAGCTGCTTCTCATCCGTTACGAATAAACCTTGAGGACTTTGGAACGTTTCCTCCTTGCCCTCATGGACGTATGAAGTAATTACTCGCACCAGCTCAAATTGCTGATTCAGAATGACGACACGATTATTGCCTGTATCAAGCAAATAAATCTGCTTATCAGCTGTAACATGCAAATCGCTCGGCTCCTTTAACGCTCCAATCCCCATGCTCTCGCCGTGCCATAAGCTTGTTGCTTTGTAGGCTGCTGGAGCGGCTACCGTATTCCCCCAAAAGGAATAATTGTAAGCGCTATCATCCTCCGCCGCCTTGGCGATCGTTCCTCCCATGCCCATGCTTATGAGGCAACAAAGCACAATGAAAAGGTATACCTTCGTCTCTAATCCGCCTTTCAACATCCTGCACGACTCCCTTCTACTCTTTCATTCCGGAAGTTGCCATCGTCTGAATGACGCTGCTCTGGGAAATGATAAACAGTGTGATCGGAACTACCATCAAAATTAGCGCGACTGCCGCACCGACGCCAGCTCTGGCAATTCCCCCTTGCGTAATTTGACCCAAAGCATAATGCAGCGTCTTTAAATTTTCACTATAGATAAAGCTGCCCCCATCGGTTCCCCATAACATAGGAAACTGTAAGATCATAAGCGTTAACCATGCAGGCTTCACATTCGGCATGACTATGCTCCAAAAAATCCGGTATTCATTAGCACCATCTATTTTTGCCGCCTCCAGCAAAGCATCCGGTATTTGCTCCATGAATTGCTTCATGAGGAATAGTCCTAACGGAAAGGCAAGTGACGGTATAATAATCGACGCATGCGTGTTAATCCATCCAAGCCAGGACATCACCATATAGTTGGGAATTGCCGTTACATGCCCAGAAAACATTAAGGACAGCACCACTATGGAGAAAAGCGTCTTTGATCCCAAAAATC
This window encodes:
- a CDS encoding sugar ABC transporter permease → MKLIMKLGLKQRTYAQQKAFLGFIFVLPWVLGFVFFFFIPLLSSLRYSFSSITANSEGLSIQFIGFSNFVEALTINTSFNRILTEAIVDMVVNVPLIVIFSLFLAVLLNQKFFGRAIARSIFFLPVILASGVIMTLESTSLIQAVNDQNAGSSIINAFGAYELAGLMLDAGVHEDIVLYLTGAVDRIYQIVSQSGVQLLIFLAGIQTISPQLYEASKMEGATGYEAFWKITFPMVSPLILVNMIYTIIDSFSRNNMTELIRETGFTTFNFGLSSAMAWLYFLAIMIILLISSYFVSKRVFYQD
- a CDS encoding DUF5696 domain-containing protein codes for the protein MNIAKKALLITCFLSGMILAGCSATPSGEHREDGNQALPVFTQGKTLSAAFTDSRVAGMKGVAENEQLRLFVEDQTGAIAVLIKHTGEIWNSNPLDRDSDSLATGVNKDLLSSQIKIDFYNSFGQINSINSYTDSVAHKQINVTEIPSGISVSYQFGTSAKTAEDLPQMLSKARFEQLSSRLDKSGKRAFLIAYKEDAEKAVYRRNDSALNGLQLERALAALEKSGYTEAELQEDMTELQFTQEKPAARIFQATIEYTLDEDSLVAKIPVSSIRYPEEYPVNTISLLSFFGAGGKDEGGSLFVPDGSGALIHFNNGKTKYPAYQQPVYGSDQTIDRTENAAREQKVRLPVFGIIRESGAFLGIIEQGAAAATIHADIGGRLNSYNYVYPNFYVINKGTVYLDGNGQQRSLPKFQENPMKSDYTIRYAFLSGKQASYQGMAHYYQQYLEKNNGLLKREADDSKVNTPFYLQLVGSISKQKHFVGIPYRALEPLTTFEQAQIIVEQLQQREINDIKLKYAGWFNNGLDHKVMDHMKVDEEIGGSKGLQQFVAFAQSKGISLYPEVAVLTALTGEGFNESDEASRTLREVPATLYPLDRALNRRDGTKSPSYVISPRLVPGYTDSMLKGIRNFQLGGLALQDLADQLNSDFRKNRQIDRTVSETISGEALGKIRDGNLLMMANGGNAYALAYLSDITNAPLSGSGFKLEDEEIPFYQMVIRGFIEYAGAPYNLSAYTNEKQYVLKNLEYGAGVYFEWIYEPNYKVKDSEYDYLYAVNYKLWLDKASDIYHEVNAVLRSVRNERITAHDKLDEGVFKTVYENGIYVIVNYNRTQVTVEGRTVEAESYITGGERS
- a CDS encoding YIP1 family protein, with protein sequence MNSELYKYPFYLIMHPFNGYWELKYDRNQKANIVISFVILFLLAVTNIMQSQYSGFVVNLVNPNGLNSFMEILYVVVPVLFWCVANWSLTTLMDGEGKFVDIFTSTCFALIPFVIIHLPWILLSNFISLQETAFYHFSSSIAMIWCVFLLFVGNMTVHQYTPSKTIGTIILTIAAMGFMAFLSLLFFSLIQQMLAFISVIYQEMVLRS
- a CDS encoding carbohydrate ABC transporter permease — translated: MKMIAVLRTPKKLNRSFLVSFLLFALLALFGAFMAMPLIYAVNNAFKPLDELFIFPPRIFVNNPTLDNFFDLVAIMGNSWVPLTRYIANTIIITIIGTAGHIFLASAAAYPLAKYRFLGSKTLFSIVVLSLMFSGHVTAIPNYMVMSWLGWINTHASIIIPSLAFPLGLFLMKQFMEQIPDALLEAAKIDGANEYRIFWSIVMPNVKPAWLTLMILQFPMLWGTDGGSFIYSENLKTLHYALGQITQGGIARAGVGAAVALILMVVPITLFIISQSSVIQTMATSGMKE